The Peribacillus sp. FSL E2-0218 genome contains a region encoding:
- a CDS encoding ABC transporter permease has product MQNKLSKNIFFIPYVLWIALFVIAPILLILYYSFFDIEGNLSLVNYQKFFTPVYLRMTLSSFWYAFLITAISLLVAYPTALLLTKTKHKQLWLLLIIVPSWINLLLKAYAFIGIFGTYGVANGFLEVIGIGSQQILFTDFSFIFVSVYIFIPFMILPIFNALDELNPTLLDAANDLGASRWMTFRRVIFPLTLDGVKTGCQVVFIPALSLFMLTRLIAGNRVITLGTAIEQHFLVTQDWGMGSTIAVFLIIIMFLIMFVTGNRKQGV; this is encoded by the coding sequence ATGCAGAATAAACTATCAAAGAATATATTCTTCATACCCTATGTCTTATGGATCGCCTTATTCGTGATTGCACCGATTCTGCTGATCCTTTACTATTCCTTCTTTGACATCGAAGGAAATCTATCCTTGGTAAACTATCAGAAGTTCTTTACACCCGTTTATTTAAGAATGACATTGAGCTCATTTTGGTATGCCTTCCTGATTACGGCCATATCACTTTTGGTCGCGTACCCGACCGCTTTGTTGTTAACGAAAACCAAGCACAAGCAGCTGTGGCTTTTACTGATCATCGTCCCCTCCTGGATCAACTTACTCTTGAAGGCTTATGCCTTCATTGGGATTTTTGGCACATATGGTGTGGCGAATGGTTTTCTCGAGGTAATCGGAATCGGCAGTCAGCAAATTCTTTTTACTGATTTCAGTTTCATATTCGTTTCGGTTTATATCTTCATCCCATTCATGATCCTGCCGATCTTCAATGCGCTGGATGAACTGAATCCCACCCTTTTGGATGCGGCCAATGACCTGGGTGCGTCCCGGTGGATGACATTTCGCCGCGTCATTTTCCCTTTGACGCTTGATGGTGTAAAGACGGGATGCCAAGTCGTCTTCATCCCGGCGCTTTCATTGTTCATGCTTACAAGGTTGATTGCCGGTAACCGTGTCATCACGCTTGGTACGGCGATTGAACAGCATTTTCTCGTGACCCAGGATTGGGGAATGGGCTCGACGATTGCTGTGTTTTTGATTATTATCATGTTCCTGATTATGTTTGTAACGGGTAACCGAAAGCAGGGTGTGTAA
- a CDS encoding ABC transporter permease, which produces MSNKLSPLSKAFLVLIFLILYAPIFFLVFYSFNSGGTMYDFKGFTMEWYKELFKDTRLLIIVLNTLVIALLSALIATIIGVIGAIGIRSFTSSKAKNTVLSLNNVLIVSPDVIIGASFLILFTMAGIKLGFYSVLLSHIAFSIPIVVLLVLPKLQEMSPTLIDAARDLGASRWDVLTKVVLPYILPGIFAGFFMALTYSLDDFAVTFFVTGNGFSTLSVEIYSLARRGISLNINALSTLLFVVTLLLVIVYYFITQRVRQTGMGGKR; this is translated from the coding sequence ATGAGCAATAAATTATCGCCATTATCAAAGGCGTTTCTCGTTTTAATTTTTCTCATACTCTATGCACCGATTTTCTTTTTAGTGTTTTACTCGTTCAACAGCGGTGGAACGATGTATGACTTTAAAGGATTCACCATGGAGTGGTACAAGGAGCTGTTCAAAGATACAAGGCTGCTGATCATCGTATTGAATACCCTTGTCATTGCGTTATTATCGGCTCTCATCGCCACGATCATAGGGGTGATTGGAGCGATCGGGATTCGGTCGTTTACGAGCAGCAAGGCAAAGAATACGGTATTGTCACTGAATAACGTATTGATTGTCAGTCCTGATGTTATCATCGGTGCTTCCTTCCTGATTCTTTTCACGATGGCCGGAATCAAGCTTGGATTCTACTCGGTGCTGCTGTCGCATATCGCCTTCAGCATCCCGATCGTTGTGCTGCTTGTCCTGCCGAAGCTTCAGGAAATGAGCCCAACCCTGATCGATGCGGCGCGTGATTTAGGGGCAAGTCGGTGGGATGTATTGACGAAGGTCGTCCTACCGTACATTTTGCCAGGTATCTTTGCGGGATTCTTCATGGCACTCACTTATTCACTTGATGATTTTGCGGTGACGTTTTTCGTGACCGGCAACGGATTCTCCACTCTTTCCGTGGAAATCTATTCATTGGCCCGCCGCGGGATTTCATTGAATATCAATGCGTTATCGACTCTGCTGTTTGTCGTGACATTGCTGCTGGTCATCGTTTATTACTTCATCACCCAGCGAGTTAGGCAGACGGGAATGGGGGGGAAACGATGA
- a CDS encoding ABC transporter substrate-binding protein codes for MKKLVQLFLVIALVSALLLYAISKLNSSQGFTSSNTLTIYNWGDYIDADLIDRFEEETGIKVIYETFDSNEAMMTKIEQGGTTYDIAIPSEYMIDKMRQEDLLVPLDHSKLPNLKNIDQRFIDLPFDPGNKYSVPYFWGTVGIVYNSKMLGGKKITAWADLWDKDLKNEILLTDGAREVMGMGLNSLNYSLNDTDEAHLQEAKTKLDALTPNIKAIVGDESRMLLEAQEAAIGLVWSGVASEIMAENEDLEYVVPEEGSNLWFDNMVIPRTTKNVDAAHQFINFMLDPEVAAQNAEYVSYSTPNKEALKYMPEEVVKDERFYPSPELTEKLEVYENLGKKNLARYNELFLEFKMHRK; via the coding sequence ATGAAAAAGCTCGTCCAATTGTTTTTAGTCATTGCCCTTGTATCCGCTTTGCTATTATATGCGATATCCAAGCTGAATTCTTCACAAGGTTTTACGAGCAGCAATACACTCACCATTTATAATTGGGGAGATTATATCGATGCCGATCTGATCGACCGTTTTGAAGAAGAAACGGGCATCAAGGTCATTTATGAGACGTTCGATTCCAATGAGGCGATGATGACGAAAATCGAACAGGGCGGTACGACTTATGATATTGCCATTCCGTCTGAATATATGATTGATAAAATGAGGCAGGAAGACTTATTGGTTCCCTTGGATCATTCCAAGCTACCGAATTTGAAAAATATTGACCAACGATTCATCGATCTGCCATTCGATCCGGGGAATAAATATTCCGTCCCTTATTTCTGGGGGACCGTTGGCATTGTTTACAATTCCAAGATGCTCGGCGGTAAAAAGATCACAGCCTGGGCCGATCTTTGGGATAAGGATTTAAAAAATGAAATCCTCCTGACGGATGGAGCCAGGGAAGTCATGGGCATGGGTCTGAACTCCTTGAACTATTCATTGAATGATACCGATGAAGCGCACCTTCAAGAGGCGAAGACCAAGCTCGATGCGCTCACTCCTAATATTAAAGCGATCGTCGGGGATGAAAGCCGCATGCTATTGGAGGCCCAGGAAGCGGCGATTGGCCTTGTATGGTCGGGAGTGGCTTCCGAAATCATGGCTGAAAATGAAGATCTCGAATACGTGGTTCCGGAGGAAGGGTCGAATCTTTGGTTTGATAATATGGTCATTCCGAGAACGACCAAAAATGTCGATGCTGCCCACCAGTTCATCAACTTCATGCTTGACCCTGAAGTTGCGGCACAGAATGCCGAATATGTAAGCTATTCGACACCTAATAAAGAAGCGCTGAAATATATGCCAGAAGAAGTGGTGAAGGATGAACGCTTCTATCCATCACCAGAACTGACAGAGAAGCTTGAAGTGTATGAAAACCTCGGGAAGAAAAACTTGGCACGCTATAATGAACTCTTCCTCGAATTCAAGATGCATCGTAAATAA
- a CDS encoding peptidylprolyl isomerase, translating into MKLFTKAYVWAGSILIIAGIMAFAMVSSMGKAVASIDGEKINEDELHDALVAGYGADTLDLLITNKLIELEAKKAGIKIKDAEIQKEIDNMVASYGEEAAFKEQLEASGSSMDALKKDIVVYLQTRKLVEPRITVTDDEISTYFEDNKDTFAQAEQVEASHILVEDEKTAKKVAKEIADGGDFAKLAAKYSTDTQTASNGGSLGYFGKGDMVGEFEDVAFDLDVDKVSEPVKTEYGYHIIKVTGKKEAKKANLEDSKDAIKETLITERLQEEYPAWLAEVKKDHDITNELTESE; encoded by the coding sequence ATGAAACTATTTACGAAGGCATATGTTTGGGCAGGATCCATTCTAATCATTGCCGGTATCATGGCATTTGCGATGGTATCGTCGATGGGTAAGGCAGTGGCGAGCATCGACGGCGAGAAAATCAATGAGGATGAGCTGCACGATGCCCTTGTTGCAGGATATGGAGCAGATACATTAGACCTTTTGATCACGAATAAGTTGATCGAATTGGAAGCGAAAAAAGCGGGAATCAAAATAAAGGATGCAGAGATCCAGAAGGAAATCGATAACATGGTTGCATCCTATGGCGAGGAGGCAGCGTTCAAAGAGCAATTGGAAGCAAGCGGATCTTCCATGGACGCCTTGAAAAAGGATATCGTTGTTTATCTGCAAACGAGAAAGCTGGTCGAACCGCGAATTACCGTGACAGATGATGAAATCAGCACCTATTTCGAAGACAATAAAGATACCTTTGCACAAGCGGAGCAAGTCGAGGCTAGCCATATTTTAGTCGAAGACGAAAAAACGGCTAAAAAAGTCGCAAAAGAAATAGCGGATGGCGGCGACTTTGCCAAACTGGCCGCCAAGTATTCTACCGATACGCAAACGGCGAGTAACGGCGGCAGCTTAGGGTATTTTGGAAAAGGTGATATGGTCGGCGAATTTGAGGATGTTGCCTTCGATCTTGATGTGGACAAGGTCAGTGAACCGGTCAAAACCGAATACGGCTACCATATCATTAAAGTCACTGGAAAGAAGGAAGCGAAAAAAGCGAATTTGGAAGATAGTAAAGATGCGATTAAAGAAACGCTTATCACTGAACGATTGCAGGAGGAATATCCCGCTTGGTTGGCGGAAGTGAAAAAAGACCACGATATAACGAATGAATTAACGGAGTCTGAATAA
- a CDS encoding MarR family transcriptional regulator — translation MNDEKISILIDRYMKVSFYVNKMGELLIKDQICDVLTNEQYYTLRFIEQQRLCTSTDISEAFYINKSAVTSNINRLEGKGLIEREQDQYDRRVFHLKLSEEGAALLHKTEHKIHKLVEGIMTKFEYEEIVKFLDTYEKLSQIFIEMKNGEQEEL, via the coding sequence ATGAATGATGAAAAAATATCCATTTTAATTGACCGATATATGAAAGTATCCTTTTATGTCAATAAGATGGGGGAACTATTGATTAAAGATCAAATATGTGATGTGCTGACGAACGAGCAATACTACACACTACGATTCATTGAACAACAACGATTATGTACCTCTACGGATATCAGCGAAGCCTTTTATATAAATAAGAGCGCGGTCACCTCCAATATCAACAGGCTTGAAGGCAAAGGGCTGATTGAACGGGAGCAGGACCAATATGACCGGAGGGTCTTTCATTTGAAGCTTTCCGAAGAGGGAGCGGCATTGTTGCATAAAACGGAGCATAAGATTCATAAATTGGTCGAGGGCATCATGACTAAATTCGAATATGAAGAGATTGTTAAATTCCTTGATACATATGAGAAGCTCTCACAAATTTTCATAGAAATGAAAAATGGCGAACAGGAGGAACTGTAA
- a CDS encoding MMPL family transporter, which translates to MRGIIKARWLVLIIWVAITAGLMFSAPNIANLVRDKGQLDVPAEYSSGKANELMKEIQDEDESQVALVFHGDKKLTSSELKEIKLAIEKLEKDKSELGITEIMTHFKEKSLKDQLVSEDGSTVLTSITMTLGDREAKEVINTLYKELEQVDIEHYYTSSWMIDEDLNTNSQEGLKKTEGITVVFILAVLLIVFRSVVTPIIPLITVGFTYLCSQSIVSFLVDRWDFPISSYTQIFLVGILFGIGTDYCILLLSRFKEELSSQESLVEAIVETYRTAGKTVFFSGLTVMIGFAAIGFSTFKLYQSAAAVAIGVFILMLALYTIVPFFMAILGKRLFWPAKGKLAHSESKLWAILGNFSLKRPLLALVIVAIICVPFLFVYDGDISYNSLEEAGDDVPSIMAFNIISDEFGPGQSMPTQIVIKNDERMDSEEYVALAEKIGQEVAKVDEVDIVRAMTRPAGEPIKDLFVSNQAETLEKGIGEGNDGIKEISDGLKTAGNELSDSGPRLKQATDGIGGLISGTDELKSGVGQVEKALTSIEAGIRDGSSGTGDIKAGLNEVKANLEKLSAGSEKLLGGYRQSTNGLTELTNGYKQIQTNLTAVSQSLAALNPSFEQVEGAHPELQADASYQKIKQTIQGAQNGLEPMAAGLSELNRNLGVVSGGLNTANENMAEIVNGQKALGSGLNRLIAGVDELQKGLGTMANGQGEVINNLSQFKGGLTSLNNGQQELLNGFSSLGGQLTDLEDGLNQSADGLNEVHDGLSSAQGYLSGLAKTDKTVTGMYIPKEVVESKEFGEALNAYLSEDGKVMTMDVVFKENPYSNEAIEQIDSIEETVERVTKGTKLENAQVAIGGITSTHHDLSVMSEADFSRTVILMLSGIAIILFFMLRSLVMPIYLIVSLVLTYYTAAAITELIFVNILGYAGIGWAVPFFAFVILMALGIDYSIFLMDRFNEMKEKPVKEAMLLSMRKMGTVIISAAVILGGTFAAMMPAGVLSLLEIATLILVGLGLYAFVILPLFIPIMVATFGNANWWPFLKDKE; encoded by the coding sequence ATGAGAGGGATAATAAAGGCAAGGTGGTTAGTCCTGATCATCTGGGTTGCCATTACAGCCGGTTTAATGTTTTCGGCTCCTAATATCGCAAACCTTGTCCGTGATAAGGGCCAGCTTGATGTACCGGCAGAGTATTCCTCTGGAAAAGCCAATGAACTCATGAAAGAGATACAAGATGAAGATGAGTCCCAAGTAGCTCTCGTATTCCATGGTGATAAGAAGCTAACTTCCTCGGAATTGAAGGAAATCAAGCTAGCCATAGAAAAGCTGGAAAAGGATAAATCCGAGTTAGGCATCACGGAAATCATGACACATTTCAAAGAGAAATCGCTTAAGGATCAATTGGTTTCGGAGGATGGATCGACGGTTTTGACATCCATCACGATGACATTAGGGGACAGGGAAGCCAAGGAAGTGATAAATACCCTTTATAAGGAACTGGAACAAGTCGATATCGAACATTATTACACTAGCAGCTGGATGATCGATGAAGATCTTAATACCAATTCCCAAGAAGGGCTGAAAAAAACCGAAGGCATTACGGTTGTCTTCATTTTGGCGGTATTGCTGATCGTTTTCCGGTCGGTGGTGACACCGATCATTCCGTTGATCACCGTAGGCTTTACGTATTTATGTTCACAATCCATCGTTTCATTCCTGGTCGATCGATGGGACTTTCCGATTTCATCTTATACGCAAATATTCCTAGTCGGGATTTTATTTGGAATCGGCACCGATTATTGCATCCTGCTGCTTAGTCGCTTCAAGGAGGAGCTGTCGTCACAGGAATCATTGGTCGAAGCCATCGTGGAGACATATCGAACGGCTGGCAAGACGGTCTTCTTCAGCGGCCTGACTGTAATGATTGGCTTTGCGGCAATTGGTTTTTCCACTTTCAAGCTCTATCAATCTGCTGCAGCGGTTGCCATCGGGGTTTTCATATTGATGCTTGCCCTATATACGATCGTTCCATTTTTCATGGCGATTTTAGGCAAAAGGTTATTTTGGCCTGCTAAAGGGAAGCTTGCGCATAGTGAAAGCAAATTATGGGCAATCCTTGGGAATTTTTCCTTGAAACGTCCCTTATTGGCGTTAGTGATCGTTGCAATCATTTGTGTGCCTTTTTTGTTCGTATACGATGGGGACATATCCTATAACTCCCTGGAGGAAGCGGGCGATGACGTTCCTTCGATCATGGCTTTTAATATCATTTCCGATGAATTCGGGCCGGGACAGTCGATGCCAACACAGATCGTCATAAAAAATGACGAACGGATGGACTCGGAGGAATACGTCGCGCTCGCAGAAAAAATCGGTCAGGAAGTCGCCAAGGTCGATGAAGTCGATATAGTCCGAGCCATGACCCGCCCGGCAGGTGAGCCCATCAAGGACCTTTTTGTCTCCAATCAAGCTGAAACGCTGGAAAAAGGAATCGGGGAAGGGAATGACGGGATTAAAGAAATCAGTGACGGGTTAAAAACGGCAGGCAATGAGCTCTCCGATTCAGGACCGCGCTTGAAGCAAGCGACTGACGGGATAGGGGGACTCATTTCTGGCACGGATGAATTAAAGAGCGGTGTAGGTCAGGTAGAGAAAGCGTTAACGAGCATTGAAGCAGGTATTCGTGACGGGTCTTCCGGGACAGGTGACATCAAAGCAGGTCTGAATGAAGTGAAGGCCAATTTGGAGAAGCTGTCTGCCGGAAGCGAGAAGCTCCTGGGGGGCTATCGGCAATCAACCAATGGCCTGACGGAACTCACGAATGGTTACAAACAGATCCAAACGAATCTGACGGCTGTGTCACAAAGCCTGGCTGCTTTAAATCCTTCCTTTGAGCAAGTGGAAGGCGCCCATCCGGAATTACAGGCAGATGCATCTTATCAAAAAATCAAGCAAACCATACAAGGGGCCCAGAATGGGTTGGAGCCCATGGCAGCAGGTCTTTCCGAGCTCAATCGGAATCTTGGTGTGGTGTCGGGCGGCTTGAATACAGCAAACGAAAATATGGCAGAAATCGTAAACGGACAGAAAGCTCTAGGGAGCGGCCTGAACCGGTTGATTGCTGGTGTTGATGAGCTACAAAAAGGCCTGGGCACGATGGCCAATGGTCAAGGTGAAGTCATCAATAATCTATCACAATTCAAAGGGGGACTTACTAGCCTTAACAATGGGCAGCAAGAACTCCTGAATGGTTTTTCAAGTCTTGGAGGGCAGCTTACCGATTTGGAAGACGGTTTGAATCAAAGCGCAGATGGCCTCAATGAAGTGCATGATGGATTATCGTCTGCACAGGGGTATTTATCCGGGTTGGCAAAAACGGATAAAACGGTAACGGGCATGTACATTCCAAAAGAAGTAGTGGAAAGCAAAGAATTTGGTGAAGCATTGAACGCGTACTTATCTGAAGATGGTAAAGTGATGACAATGGATGTGGTCTTCAAGGAGAATCCATATTCCAATGAAGCAATCGAGCAAATCGACTCGATTGAGGAAACGGTAGAGCGAGTCACGAAAGGTACAAAGCTTGAAAATGCGCAGGTGGCGATAGGGGGAATCACAAGTACGCATCATGACTTGAGCGTAATGTCCGAGGCGGACTTCTCACGCACCGTCATCTTGATGCTGTCAGGCATTGCAATCATCCTCTTTTTCATGCTGCGATCACTGGTGATGCCAATTTACCTGATTGTGTCGCTCGTCTTGACATACTATACAGCGGCAGCGATAACAGAGTTGATTTTTGTTAACATTCTTGGTTATGCAGGTATCGGCTGGGCCGTTCCTTTCTTTGCCTTCGTCATCCTGATGGCCCTGGGCATTGACTATAGCATCTTCTTGATGGATCGCTTTAACGAAATGAAAGAAAAGCCGGTGAAGGAAGCGATGCTGCTGTCGATGAGAAAAATGGGAACGGTGATCATCTCAGCGGCTGTCATTCTGGGCGGGACATTTGCGGCCATGATGCCAGCAGGGGTTTTATCACTCTTGGAGATTGCCACCTTAATATTGGTTGGCCTTGGATTATATGCGTTTGTCATCTTGCCATTGTTCATACCCATAATGGTTGCAACATTTGGAAACGCGAATTGGTGGCCATTTTTGAAAGATAAGGAATAA
- a CDS encoding IS1182 family transposase produces MLSKHDSIQRDQLEMITLDQLVPPNHLVRKMEAAIDFTFIYDLVKDMYSEVGRPSIDPVILVKLTFIQYTFGIRSMRKTIEEVETNMAYRWFLGYGFHDKVPHFSTFGKNYERRFKDTDLFEQIFCRILMTAANKKLISVEHVFVDSTHVKASANKRKFEKKIVRKETRAYQGRLQEEINQDRENHGKKPFPPDKFDKEETKAIKESTTDPESGYYVKDERTKQFAYSFHAAADGNGFVLGTIVTPGNTHDSHILEPLVEQVIEKVGKPEAVAADAAYKTPAITSYLFNKEITPALPYTRPRTKEGFFRKHDYVYDEHFDCYLCPSGETLKYSTTNKEGYREYKSPKQICATCSFLSRCTESKDHQKVVTRHIWQAYVEEADHLRHHQEVKPIYAKRKETIERVFADAKEKHGMRWTTLRGLKKLSMQAMLTFAAMNVKKMATWTWQGPKTA; encoded by the coding sequence ATGCTTTCTAAACATGATTCTATTCAGCGAGATCAACTTGAAATGATTACTTTAGATCAACTGGTGCCACCGAACCATTTGGTTCGTAAAATGGAGGCTGCCATTGACTTCACTTTCATTTATGACTTGGTGAAAGATATGTACTCAGAGGTAGGACGCCCAAGTATTGATCCAGTTATTTTAGTTAAACTGACTTTCATTCAATATACCTTCGGTATTCGTTCCATGCGTAAAACGATTGAAGAAGTTGAAACCAATATGGCTTACCGTTGGTTCTTAGGCTATGGTTTCCATGATAAAGTACCTCATTTCTCTACGTTCGGAAAAAATTATGAGCGACGCTTTAAAGATACAGACCTGTTTGAACAGATTTTCTGTCGCATTTTAATGACAGCTGCTAATAAAAAGTTAATAAGTGTAGAACACGTTTTCGTGGATTCCACCCATGTGAAAGCCAGTGCGAATAAACGGAAATTTGAAAAGAAAATCGTTCGTAAAGAAACACGAGCGTATCAAGGACGTCTTCAAGAAGAAATCAATCAAGATCGTGAAAACCATGGAAAGAAGCCTTTTCCACCAGATAAATTTGATAAGGAAGAAACCAAAGCAATTAAAGAAAGTACTACGGATCCTGAGAGTGGCTACTATGTGAAAGATGAACGAACAAAACAGTTTGCCTATTCATTCCATGCGGCCGCAGACGGCAACGGTTTTGTATTGGGAACGATTGTAACACCTGGTAATACACATGACAGTCATATTTTGGAGCCACTTGTTGAGCAAGTGATTGAGAAAGTTGGAAAACCAGAAGCAGTTGCCGCAGATGCAGCTTATAAAACACCAGCGATTACAAGCTACCTATTTAACAAAGAAATCACACCTGCTTTACCCTATACACGTCCTCGTACAAAAGAAGGATTCTTTCGCAAACATGACTATGTTTACGATGAACACTTTGATTGTTACCTTTGCCCTTCGGGAGAAACTTTAAAGTACTCAACAACAAATAAAGAGGGCTATCGCGAGTACAAATCGCCCAAACAAATTTGTGCAACATGCTCATTTTTATCACGGTGTACGGAAAGCAAAGACCATCAAAAAGTAGTGACACGGCATATCTGGCAAGCATATGTGGAAGAAGCAGATCATCTGCGTCATCATCAAGAGGTAAAACCTATATATGCGAAACGCAAAGAAACGATTGAGCGTGTATTCGCAGATGCAAAAGAAAAGCATGGTATGCGTTGGACTACTTTAAGGGGACTTAAAAAATTGTCGATGCAGGCGATGCTTACTTTCGCTGCCATGAATGTAAAGAAGATGGCCACTTGGACATGGCAAGGTCCTAAAACGGCTTAA
- a CDS encoding SIS domain-containing protein, translated as MMNSYFKEVQALLSTVVEKEKQSLNEAVERISASIMSDGIVHLFGSGHSHILTEEVFYRAGGLAAIRPIFVEDLMLFKGASRASQLERQNNLSEKFMQDEDIRPGDVCIVISSSGVNPVPIDVAAIAKEKGAFVIGLTSPAYASSCPSRHKEKLYLHDVVDMVIDNHISKGDTLLKSNNITFGSGSTVTGAVLLNMIFTQVIETIIDSGVTPPVFLSSNIEGADEHNQRLIAKYKTRIPQL; from the coding sequence ATAATGAACTCATATTTCAAAGAAGTGCAGGCTCTACTTTCCACTGTTGTAGAAAAGGAAAAACAATCATTGAATGAAGCAGTGGAAAGGATCTCAGCATCCATCATGTCTGACGGAATCGTCCATTTATTCGGAAGTGGGCACTCCCACATTTTGACGGAAGAGGTGTTCTACAGGGCTGGCGGATTGGCAGCCATCCGCCCCATTTTCGTTGAAGATTTAATGCTTTTCAAAGGCGCATCAAGAGCATCGCAACTTGAACGGCAAAATAACCTATCGGAAAAATTCATGCAGGATGAAGATATCCGTCCGGGTGATGTCTGCATCGTCATCTCATCCTCTGGTGTCAATCCCGTACCGATTGATGTCGCTGCAATCGCTAAGGAAAAAGGCGCCTTTGTCATAGGTTTGACATCACCGGCTTATGCATCCAGCTGTCCTTCCCGGCATAAAGAGAAACTTTACCTCCATGATGTCGTGGATATGGTCATCGACAATCATATTTCCAAAGGTGATACTTTGCTGAAATCAAACAATATTACATTTGGATCCGGATCGACCGTAACCGGTGCCGTCCTCCTAAACATGATCTTCACCCAAGTCATCGAAACGATCATTGATTCAGGAGTGACCCCCCCGGTATTCCTAAGCAGCAATATCGAAGGGGCCGACGAACACAATCAACGCCTCATCGCAAAATATAAAACAAGAATTCCCCAATTATAA
- a CDS encoding GntR family transcriptional regulator, which translates to MIDKNSPLPIYFQIEEQIKRQIENGEFQAHNALPSEREYAEQFEISRMTVRQAINNLVNDGYLYRQKGRGTFVADKKLEQQLNGLTSFTEDMKARGLNPSSRLLSFEIIPATKKIANELHISLYAPVYEIKRIRLADDVPMALETVYMSANLIKGLTEEIINLSLYQYVENYVKLKIDYATQTLESSIASDLEIAHLAIPKHSPILFIQRNTYLIDGTPLEFVRSAYRADRYKFTITINR; encoded by the coding sequence ATGATTGATAAAAACTCACCTCTTCCGATTTATTTTCAAATCGAAGAACAAATAAAAAGGCAAATAGAAAACGGTGAGTTCCAAGCGCACAATGCCCTGCCGTCTGAACGTGAATATGCCGAGCAATTCGAAATTAGCCGGATGACCGTGCGGCAGGCGATAAATAACTTGGTTAATGATGGATATCTATACCGGCAAAAAGGCCGGGGAACCTTCGTCGCCGACAAGAAGCTCGAGCAGCAGCTTAACGGTCTGACCAGCTTTACAGAAGATATGAAGGCCAGGGGCCTCAATCCCAGCAGCAGGCTTCTGAGCTTCGAAATCATACCGGCTACTAAGAAAATCGCCAATGAATTGCATATTTCCCTATATGCCCCCGTTTATGAAATCAAACGGATTCGATTGGCCGATGATGTCCCAATGGCACTCGAGACGGTATACATGTCTGCGAATTTAATTAAAGGATTAACGGAAGAAATCATTAACCTTTCGCTTTACCAATATGTCGAGAATTACGTTAAACTTAAAATAGACTATGCGACACAAACGTTGGAATCATCGATTGCTTCCGATTTGGAAATCGCCCATTTGGCAATTCCCAAACACTCGCCCATTTTATTCATTCAAAGGAATACGTACCTAATCGATGGAACTCCCCTTGAATTTGTCAGATCAGCATATCGGGCAGACAGGTATAAGTTCACCATCACCATCAACAGATAA
- the nagB gene encoding glucosamine-6-phosphate deaminase gives MNIIKVQDYAEMSRTAAEIVIGKVKGNPEVILGLATGGTPKGMYDSMIEDHVQNHTSYEHVTSFNLDEYIGLKPNDPNSYHFYMNDSLFNHIDINKGQTFVPNGTPDNSDEECRRYDERIDSLGGIDLQILGIGQNGHIGFNEPGTSFNSGTHVVTLEDSTRQANARYFDSIDEVPTQAMTMGISTIMKSKEILLLISGEEKAETLKRLFDGEITEEFPASILKKHNNVTIIADQKALSGVVMP, from the coding sequence ATGAATATCATCAAAGTGCAGGACTATGCAGAAATGAGCCGGACGGCTGCAGAAATCGTTATTGGAAAGGTTAAAGGAAATCCGGAAGTCATCCTTGGCCTGGCAACGGGCGGTACACCTAAAGGAATGTATGATTCCATGATCGAAGACCATGTCCAAAATCATACTTCTTATGAACATGTAACATCTTTTAATCTCGATGAGTATATCGGCTTAAAACCAAACGATCCCAACAGTTACCATTTTTATATGAATGACTCCCTATTCAACCATATCGATATCAATAAAGGGCAAACCTTCGTACCAAACGGCACACCGGATAATTCAGATGAAGAATGCAGACGGTATGACGAAAGAATCGATTCCTTGGGAGGGATTGACCTGCAAATACTTGGAATTGGCCAAAATGGACATATCGGTTTTAATGAGCCTGGAACTTCTTTCAATTCCGGTACCCATGTAGTAACGCTTGAGGATTCAACACGCCAAGCGAATGCCCGTTATTTCGACTCCATTGACGAAGTTCCCACACAAGCAATGACGATGGGCATTTCCACAATCATGAAAAGCAAGGAGATCCTTCTTCTGATTTCCGGCGAAGAAAAAGCCGAAACCTTGAAGAGGCTCTTCGATGGAGAGATTACGGAAGAATTCCCTGCATCTATCCTTAAAAAACATAATAATGTTACAATTATCGCAGACCAAAAAGCGTTATCCGGCGTGGTAATGCCCTAA